In Cervus elaphus chromosome 16, mCerEla1.1, whole genome shotgun sequence, a single window of DNA contains:
- the CAVIN4 gene encoding caveolae-associated protein 4 codes for MEHNGSASNADKIHQNRLSNVTEDEDQDAALTIVTVLDKVAAIVDSVQASQKRIEERHRVMENAIKSVQIDLLKFSQSHSNTGYVINKLFEKTRKVSAHIKDVKARVEKQQTHVKKVEAKQEEIMKKNKFRVVIFQEEVQCPTSLSVVKDRSLIESPGEEDEVFDTPVDLSSDEEYFVEESRSARLRKSGKERIDNIKKAFSKENMQKTRQNFDKKVNRIRTRIVTPERRERLRQSGERLRQSGERLRQSGERFKKSISNAAPSREAFKMRGLRKTKDSAVAEGPEEVREMGVDITARGEAPGRIGELYREALSETDPEEASATHPPQEGGEISTPEPLKVTFKPQVKVEDDESLLLDLKQ; via the exons atggagCATAATGGGTCGGCTTCAAATGCTGATAAAATCCACCAGAATCGCCTGTCGAATGTGACGGAAGATGAAGACCAAGATGCCGCTCTCACCATTGTGACCGTGCTGGACAAAGTTGCTGCCATTGTGGACAGCGTGCAGGCCAGCCAGAAGAGGATAGAGGAGAGACACAGGGTGATGGAGAATGCCATCAAGTCCGTCCAGATTGACCTGCTCAAGTTTTCACAGTCTCACAGCAACACGGGCTATGTCATTAACAAGTTGTTTGAGAAAACCCGAAAGGTCAGTGCTCACATTAAAGACGTGAAGGCCCGGGTGGAGAAGCAACAAACTCACGTTAAAAAAGTTGAAGCTAAGCaagaagaaataatgaagaaGAACAAATTCCGTGTGGTCATATTCCAG gaGGAGGTTCAGTGTCCGACGTCCCTGTCTGTCGTGAAAGACAGAAGCTTGATTGAGAGTCCAGGGGAGGAGGACGAAGTCTTCGATACCCCAGTTGATCTGTCTTCGGACGaagaatattttgttgaagagagCAGGTCTGCCAGGCTTAGAAAGTCAGGCAAGGAGCGCATTGATAACATCAAAAAGgccttttccaaagaaaacatgcagAAGACACGGCAGAATTTTGACAAGAAAGTAAACAGAATTAGGACTAGAATAGTGACCCCAGAGAGGAGAGAGCGGCTGAGGCAATCGGGGGAGAGACTGAGGCAGTCGGGGGAGAGACTGAGGCAGTCGGGTGAGAGGTTTAAGAAATCTATTTCCAATGCTGCTCCCTCAAGGGAAGCTTTTAAGATGCGTGGCCTTCGGAAAACCAAAGACAGCGCGGTGGCTGAGGGTCCAGAAGAGGTCAGGGAGATGGGGGTGGACATCACTGCCAGGGGCGAGGCTCCGGGCCGCATCGGTGAGCTCTACCGCGAGGCGCTCAGTGAAACAGACCCTGAGGAGGCCAGTGCCACGCATCCTCCCCAAGAAGGCGGGGAGATCTCGACCCCCGAGCCTCTAAAAGTTACTTTTAAACCCCAGGTGAAGGTAGAGGATGATGAATCTCTTTTGCTAGATTTAAAGCAGTAA